The Solea senegalensis isolate Sse05_10M linkage group LG4, IFAPA_SoseM_1, whole genome shotgun sequence genome includes a region encoding these proteins:
- the errfi1a gene encoding ERBB receptor feedback inhibitor 1a, translating to MRPECAWSMSTVGLTAQEISFPIENPFLRGSYCHSMAGSKSSWSHRHELNNFYFSMNGSHTDHSPPTQHKGPPPSSLSYERHKHSPQTQRLPSKKYRPSHLSLTFSAEPSTPSPVDDDQVVPSFQRLSVYECSSPPQTPDRCSKPLPPIPPHKDISLEQAVDSEVEFFTNSDDSCCLVSDQYPKTSLFRYGLHSRRSFRDCGKINYAYFDGSLAPQTHKQPEQHHRTHPQKEVQEHYEQQQQQQQQRRERPEPVVCQRQQDKAQRRLRRSHSGPAGSLNKPSLLRLTCSKRHTHSMDKPEVPPPIPPRMKTGDYRRWSAEVSSGAYSDDDKPPKVPPREPLSTGSSRTPSPKSLPTYINGVMPPTQSFAPDPNYVRCRGLHRQNSECSSLIVPVMEGGEKVSNTHYYLLDKSAVPNTDVSDSNWDSHTRRNVDLV from the exons ATGCGACCCGAGTGTGCCTGGAGCATGTCCACAGTGGGTCTGACTGCCCAGGAGATCTCTTTTCCCATAGAAAACCCCTTTCTGCGGGGCAGCTACTGTCACAGCATGGCTGGATCCAAATCCTCCTGGAGCCATCGCCATGAGCTGAACAA CTTCTACTTCAGTATGAACGGTTCACACACAGATCACAGCCCTCCAACTCAACATAAGGGGCCACCACCCTCGTCTCTAAGTTATGAGA GACATAAACACAGTCCCCAAACACAGAGGTTACCTTCAAAGAAATACCGGCCATCCCATCTCTCCCTGACCTTCAGTGCTGAACCCTCCACCCCAAGTCCTGTTGATGACGACCAGGTGGTCCCCTCATTCCAGAGGCTCTCGGTGTACGAATGCAGCAGCCCACCACAGACGCCAGACAGATGCTCCAAGCCTCTGCCCCCCATCCCTCCACACAAAGACATCTCCCTCGAGCAGGCCGTGGACAGCGAGGTGGagtttttcacaaattcagatGACAGCTGCTGTCTGGTTTCTGACCAGTATCCAAAAACCTCTCTTTTTCGATATGGACTCCACAGCCGAAGGAGCTTTAGGGACTGTGGGAAGATCAACTATGCGTATTTTGACGGTTCATTAGCACCACAAACTCATAAACAGCCTGAGCAGCACCATCGGACACATCCTCAGAAGGAAGTACAGGAACActatgagcagcagcagcagcagcagcagcagcgacgggAACGGCCTGAACCGGTGGTGTGTCAGAGACAGCAGGACAAGGCTCAGAGGAGGCTACGACGCTCTCACTCTGGCCCAGCTGGATCTTTAAACAAGCCCTCGCTGCTGCGCCTCACTTGCTCCAAACGCCACACTCACAGTATGGATAAACCAGAGGTTCCACCCCCTATCCCTCCTCGAATGAAGACCGGAGATTACCGCCGCTGGTCAGCAGAGGTCTCGTCCGGGGCCTATAGTGATGACGACAAACCACCTAAGGTTCCGCCAAGAGAACCCCTGTCCACTGGTAGCTCTCGCACCCCCAGTCCCAAGAGCCTCCCAACTTACATTAACGGGGTGATGCCCCCCACGCAGAGCTTTGCACCAGATCCTAACTACGTGAGGTGTCGAGGTTTACACAGACAGAACAGTGAGTGCTCTTCGCTCATCGTCCCCGTTATGGAGGGCGGCGAGAAGGTCAGCAACACGCATTACTATCTCCTAGACAAGTCTGCCGTTCCCAACACAGATGTATCGGACTCAAACTGGGACAGTCACACCAGGCGGAATGTGGATTTAGTCTGA